A region of Syntrophus gentianae DNA encodes the following proteins:
- the tnpA gene encoding IS66 family insertion sequence element accessory protein TnpA: MMIRAERRAHWRTIIEDQAASGLNITKFCREKQINRHPFHAWRRRLQDQQHCTGFLALIPGRGIELRSGISIIPGNKLIIEVDRGFDPFTLRAVVETLRSHSPCSV; the protein is encoded by the coding sequence ATGATGATCAGAGCGGAACGACGAGCCCATTGGCGCACCATCATCGAAGACCAGGCAGCAAGTGGCTTGAACATCACCAAATTTTGCCGTGAAAAGCAGATCAATCGGCATCCGTTTCATGCCTGGCGCCGCCGACTCCAGGATCAACAACATTGCACCGGTTTTCTGGCGTTGATTCCAGGCAGAGGGATCGAACTCCGCTCGGGAATCAGCATTATTCCAGGCAACAAGCTCATCATCGAGGTGGATCGTGGCTTCGATCCCTTCACACTCCGCGCCGTTGTCGAAACGCTTCGGAGCCACTCACCGTGCTCGGTCTGA